Proteins co-encoded in one Prunus persica cultivar Lovell chromosome G6, Prunus_persica_NCBIv2, whole genome shotgun sequence genomic window:
- the LOC109949576 gene encoding uncharacterized protein LOC109949576 — protein sequence MGEDDSSNPHGGSTTASSFPSQPTIAELSAQVAQLMQMQTQTSKLILNQDPTKTTPTSTQTTTPTSNQTTTLNPNQTTIPTTITYEASAAQIGIKLDGTNYALWSQSLIGNFIRFSTAKAVWDAVATTYYDGTDTSQVYDLKRRVSRMRQAGGSIETYYNTLQSLWREIDFRRPNMMEYESDIKRYNDILQEDRVYIFLDGLDDRLDKARSDVLHMTPFPTVDQAYAYVRREDVRQAVMMGSSDRATGAGLAAKNAPRSGPPTRAGQPHNSSTAAHLRSSHMLLLLDLRARKLRETASNSGHAALVSTEPPLALFPQVDPPDSPALPDVSGNCGYAFHTSAIRDTIGWIIDYGATDHMTFDPNDFLHTTTPRRTSIANANGVTCPVTGAGTVALSPSLSLSNTLLVPSLSNKLMSVSQDILTKLIIGRGTKRGGLYYVDDFSMGRANSMETQFNARIQILRSDNGGEFVNHDFQTYFQTHGIIHEITCPQTPQQNGVAERKNRYLLETARAFLIGGHVPRHH from the exons ATGGGGGAGGATGACTCTTCTAATCCTCATGGCGGTAGCACCACTGCTTCCTCCTTTccttctcaaccaaccatagccgagttgagtgcccaggtGGCTCAACTAATGCAGATGCAGACTCAGACCTCGAAATTGATCCTAAATCAGGATCCTAccaagacgaccccgacctcgACTcagacgacgaccccgacctcgAATCAGACGACGACCTTGAACCCGAATCAGACAACGATTCCGACGACAATTACCTATGAagcttccgctgcacagattggCATAAAGTTAGATGGCACCAACTATGCCCTATGGTCCCAA AGCTTGATTGGCAATTTCATTCGATTTTCAACGGCAAAAGCAGTGTGGGATGCAGTTGCCACAACTTACTATGATGGCACTGACACTTCTCAGGTTTATGATCTGAAACGACGAGTCTCTCGTATGCGACAAGCTGGTGGCTCCATTGAAACCTATTACAATACTCTCCAAAGCTTATGGAGAGAAATTGATTTTCGTCGTCCAAATATGATGGAGTATGAAAGTGATATCAAGCGCTATAATGATATTCTGCAGGAAGATCGagtttacatatttttggatGGCCTTGATGATCGTCTTGATAAGGCCCGAAGTGATGTTCTTCACATGACTCCATTCCCTACTGTTGACCAAGCTTATGCCTATGTTCGCCGTGAAGATGTTCGACAAGCAGTGATGATGGGTTCATCCGATCGAGCCACTGGTGCTGGCTTAGCGGCCAAGAATGCGCCTCGATCAGGTCCCCCTACTCGTGCCGGACAGCCCCATAATTCCTCTACTGCAGCCCACCTCAGATCCAGTCATATGCTACTGCTGCTG GACCTCCGCGCTCGCAAGCTCAGAGAAACTGCTAGTAATTCTGGCCATGCTGCTCTTGTCTCTACCGAACCCCCATTAGCCTTGTTCCCGCAGGTAGATCCTCCTGATAGTCCTGCGCTTCCGGATGTCTCAGGTAACTGTGGTTATGCATTTCATACTTCTGCTATACGAGATACTATTGGTTGGATAATTGATTATGGCgccactgatcatatgaccttTGATCCGAATGATTTTTTGCACACCACTACACCCCGCCGCACAAGTATTGCCAATGCAAATGGAGTTACCTGTCCTGTGACAGGGGCCGGCACTGTTGCCCTTTCACCTTCTCTGTCCCTTTCTAATACTCTACTCGTTCCATCTTTGTCCAATAAATTAATGTCTGTGAGTCAG GATATTCTCACCAAGTTGATCATTGGGCGTGGTACTAAAAGAGGGGGGCTGTACTATGTGGATGACTTCAGTATGGGACGTGCCAATAGT ATGGAAACACAGTTCAATGCTCGAATACAGATTCTTCGCTCTGACAacggtggagaatttgttaatcatgattttcagacttacttccagaCACATGGCATTATTCATGAGATAACTTGCCCccagacaccacaacaaaatggtgttgccgAACGAAAGAATCGTTATCTCCTTGAAACAGCCCGTGCTTTTCTCATTGGTGGCCATGTTCCTCGTCATCACTAG